In one window of Posidoniimonas corsicana DNA:
- the fadA gene encoding acetyl-CoA C-acyltransferase FadA, translating into MSAVIIDACRTAIGRAHPERGVFRDVRSDDLAVHLVRTLVERTGVDPTAVEDVILGCTQQQGEQGLNVGRLVAIMAGLPFTAAGASVNRLCGSSLQALNQAVHAIAAGAEDVQIVGGLEHMHHFPMDAGIDINPALFHRTSKAALMMGVTAEFLAQTGGISREDQDAFALASHQKAVAAYDAGRLQAEIVPTWGRDESGERALISRDQCVRADTSLEALASLKPAFMPKIGTVTAGNSSPLNDGTAALLVMSEQRAKDLGLTPMARVLATAVAGVEPCVMGTGPVPATKKALKRAGLKLADIDLIELNEAFAAQALACARALELDLDRVNVNGGSIAIGHPLGASGARIATTLLHAMADRDASLGLATMCIGAGQGIATVFERF; encoded by the coding sequence ATGTCCGCCGTCATCATCGACGCCTGCCGCACCGCGATTGGCCGCGCCCACCCCGAGCGGGGCGTGTTCCGCGACGTGCGCAGCGACGACCTGGCGGTCCACCTGGTGCGGACGCTCGTCGAGCGGACCGGCGTCGATCCCACGGCCGTCGAGGACGTAATCCTCGGCTGCACCCAGCAGCAGGGCGAGCAGGGGCTGAACGTGGGCCGGCTGGTGGCGATCATGGCCGGCCTGCCGTTCACCGCCGCCGGCGCGTCGGTCAACCGGCTCTGCGGCAGCAGCCTGCAGGCGCTCAACCAGGCGGTGCACGCCATCGCCGCCGGCGCGGAGGACGTGCAGATCGTCGGCGGGCTGGAGCACATGCACCACTTCCCGATGGACGCCGGCATCGACATCAACCCCGCGCTGTTCCACCGCACCAGCAAGGCGGCGCTGATGATGGGCGTCACGGCCGAGTTCCTCGCCCAGACCGGCGGGATCAGCCGCGAGGACCAGGACGCCTTCGCGCTGGCCAGCCACCAGAAGGCGGTCGCCGCGTACGACGCCGGCCGGCTGCAGGCGGAGATCGTCCCCACGTGGGGACGCGACGAGTCCGGCGAGCGGGCCCTGATCTCCCGCGACCAGTGCGTCCGCGCCGACACCAGCCTCGAGGCGCTCGCCTCGCTCAAGCCGGCGTTCATGCCCAAGATCGGCACCGTCACCGCGGGCAACAGCAGCCCGCTGAACGACGGCACCGCCGCGCTGCTGGTGATGTCCGAGCAGCGGGCCAAGGACCTGGGGCTCACGCCGATGGCCCGGGTGCTGGCCACCGCGGTCGCCGGGGTGGAGCCCTGCGTGATGGGCACGGGCCCTGTGCCGGCCACCAAGAAGGCGCTCAAGCGGGCCGGGCTGAAGCTGGCGGACATCGACCTCATCGAGCTCAACGAGGCCTTCGCGGCCCAGGCGCTGGCCTGCGCCAGGGCCCTGGAGCTGGACCTGGACCGGGTTAACGTGAACGGCGGCTCGATCGCCATCGGTCACCCGCTAGGGGCCAGCGGCGCCCGGATTGCCACGACCCTGCTGCACGCCATGGCCGACCGCGACGCTTCGCTGGGGCTGGCGACCATGTGCATTGGCGCCGGGCAGGGGATCGCGACCGTGTTCGAGCGGTTCTAG
- a CDS encoding flagellar basal body P-ring protein FlgI, producing the protein MMRRAVEIRLIRLLVLLGVGLPGCAGTWMRPKEQHTSLEELVDDEDAHFISTFTHPTGANYVKVEAISLCTGLDGTGGDPPPTAQRAALLDEMKRRQIPQPSQYLSQSDNALVLVLGLLPPGIQEGDRFDIEVRTPTRTEATSLAGGWVLPARMSEMAVLGDSLHTGHELAVCEGPVLVDGVATDNAGENTMTRGRILGGGVALKSRSMGLMIDRKHQSVRLATAIAKSVNDRFYSYRDGQRKGVATAKTDEYVELAMHPRYKENVGRYIKVIRNVTVNESPTELQERLIRLQTQLLDPLTTAKAAVRLEAVGSDQAVEILEEGLKSDDIEVRFYSAEALAYLDKTVAVEALAEAARTEPALRINSLAALGAMEDIVAYDALRSLLDATSAETRYGAFRALWSMNSNDPLVRGERLSDRFSYHVLDVGGPPMVHVTRSYRPEVVVFGANQRLQTPLVLDAGKNILINGMYGDEIIVTRIASGEEPQKRVIEPTVDALVRTIVELGGAYPDVVQALRQAKRDGALSSRFRVDALPEPGRELHPGDEELPPDEAGAAPYKVATPMPDLFGKK; encoded by the coding sequence ATGATGCGCCGCGCAGTGGAGATCCGCCTGATCCGCCTCCTCGTCCTGTTGGGCGTCGGCCTGCCCGGCTGCGCCGGCACGTGGATGCGTCCCAAGGAGCAGCACACCTCGCTCGAGGAGCTGGTGGACGACGAGGACGCGCACTTCATCTCGACGTTCACGCACCCCACGGGCGCCAACTACGTGAAGGTCGAGGCGATCTCGCTCTGCACCGGCCTCGACGGCACCGGCGGCGACCCCCCCCCCACCGCGCAGCGCGCGGCGCTGCTGGACGAGATGAAGCGGCGGCAGATCCCCCAACCGAGCCAGTACCTGTCGCAGTCGGACAACGCGCTGGTGCTGGTCCTCGGCCTGCTGCCCCCGGGCATCCAGGAGGGCGACCGGTTTGACATCGAGGTCCGCACCCCAACCCGCACCGAGGCGACCAGCCTGGCGGGCGGATGGGTGCTGCCGGCGCGCATGTCCGAGATGGCCGTGCTAGGCGACTCGCTCCACACCGGCCACGAGCTGGCGGTCTGCGAGGGCCCGGTGCTGGTGGACGGCGTGGCGACCGACAACGCCGGCGAGAACACGATGACCCGCGGCCGCATCCTGGGCGGCGGCGTCGCGCTGAAATCCCGCTCGATGGGCCTGATGATCGACCGCAAGCACCAGTCGGTCCGCCTCGCCACGGCGATCGCCAAGAGCGTCAACGACCGCTTCTACTCCTACCGCGACGGCCAGCGCAAAGGCGTCGCGACCGCCAAGACCGACGAGTACGTCGAGCTGGCCATGCACCCCCGCTACAAGGAAAACGTGGGCCGGTACATCAAGGTGATCCGCAATGTGACGGTCAACGAGTCGCCGACCGAGCTGCAGGAGCGGCTCATCCGACTGCAGACGCAGCTGCTCGACCCGCTCACCACTGCAAAGGCCGCAGTGCGGCTCGAGGCGGTCGGCTCCGACCAGGCCGTGGAGATCCTGGAGGAGGGCCTCAAGTCCGACGACATCGAGGTGCGGTTCTACTCCGCCGAGGCGCTCGCCTACCTCGACAAGACAGTCGCCGTTGAGGCGCTCGCCGAGGCGGCGAGGACCGAGCCGGCTCTGCGCATCAACTCGCTCGCCGCGCTGGGCGCCATGGAGGACATCGTCGCGTACGACGCGCTCCGGTCGCTGCTGGACGCCACCAGCGCCGAAACCCGCTACGGCGCCTTCCGCGCGCTGTGGTCCATGAACTCCAACGACCCGCTGGTCCGTGGCGAGCGTCTGAGCGACCGCTTCAGCTACCACGTGCTGGACGTCGGCGGCCCGCCGATGGTGCACGTCACGCGCAGCTACCGGCCGGAGGTCGTGGTGTTCGGCGCCAACCAGCGCCTCCAGACGCCGCTGGTGCTGGACGCCGGCAAGAACATCCTGATCAACGGCATGTACGGCGACGAGATCATCGTCACCCGCATCGCCTCCGGCGAGGAGCCCCAGAAGCGGGTGATCGAGCCGACCGTCGACGCGCTGGTGCGGACCATCGTCGAGCTCGGCGGCGCGTACCCGGACGTGGTCCAGGCGCTGCGGCAGGCCAAACGCGACGGCGCGCTCTCCAGCCGCTTCCGTGTCGACGCGCTGCCCGAGCCCGGACGCGAGCTGCACCCCGGCGACGAGGAGCTCCCCCCCGACGAGGCCGGCGCCGCGCCGTACAAGGTGGCCACCCCCATGCCCGACCTGTTCGGGAAGAAGTAG
- a CDS encoding DnaJ C-terminal domain-containing protein: MAKDYYETLGVKRSASSDELSKAYRELARKYHPDLNPKDAAAKEKFQEVQRAFDVLSDPKKREQYDRFGPNFESMGGGPGGPGGGRQGWPGGGYRGGAEEVDLNDLFGGAGAGGGGFADLFKHFGGGMGGGAAGGPRTAPRKGADLEHEITVPFSSAVKGGEAALSVRRANGKTETISVKIPAGIEDGKKIRLRGQGEPSPGGGPDGDILLTIHVASHPEFTRRGTRLDVVTPITLAEAVQGAKIDVPTPHGAVSVSVPAGTSSGKKLRLKGQGVRPEGKPPGDLYVELQIALPEGLSDEERGQIAEIAERHPQNPRANLRW, encoded by the coding sequence ATGGCCAAAGACTACTACGAAACCCTGGGCGTGAAGCGTTCGGCCAGCTCGGACGAGCTCAGCAAGGCGTACCGGGAGCTGGCGCGCAAGTACCACCCCGACCTCAACCCGAAGGACGCCGCCGCTAAGGAGAAGTTCCAGGAGGTGCAGCGGGCGTTTGACGTGCTCAGCGACCCCAAGAAGCGGGAGCAGTACGACCGCTTCGGCCCCAACTTCGAGTCCATGGGCGGCGGTCCCGGCGGCCCGGGGGGCGGCCGGCAGGGCTGGCCCGGCGGCGGCTACCGCGGTGGCGCGGAGGAGGTCGACCTCAACGACCTGTTCGGCGGCGCGGGGGCCGGCGGCGGCGGGTTCGCCGACCTGTTCAAGCACTTCGGCGGCGGGATGGGCGGCGGCGCCGCGGGCGGACCACGCACCGCCCCGCGCAAGGGCGCCGACCTGGAGCACGAGATCACCGTGCCGTTCTCCTCGGCCGTCAAAGGGGGCGAGGCCGCGCTGAGCGTCCGCCGCGCCAACGGCAAGACCGAGACCATCAGCGTGAAGATCCCGGCCGGCATCGAGGACGGCAAGAAGATCCGCCTGCGGGGCCAGGGCGAGCCCAGCCCGGGCGGCGGCCCGGACGGCGACATCCTGCTGACAATCCATGTCGCCTCGCACCCCGAGTTCACCCGCCGCGGCACACGGCTGGACGTGGTGACGCCGATCACCCTCGCCGAGGCGGTCCAGGGCGCCAAGATCGACGTGCCCACGCCGCACGGCGCCGTGTCGGTGAGCGTGCCCGCGGGGACCTCCAGCGGCAAGAAGCTGCGGCTCAAGGGTCAGGGCGTGCGTCCCGAGGGCAAGCCGCCCGGCGACCTGTACGTGGAGCTGCAGATCGCGCTGCCGGAGGGGCTCTCCGATGAAGAACGCGGCCAGATCGCCGAGATCGCCGAGCGTCACCCCCAGAACCCCCGCGCGAACCTGCGCTGGTAG
- the rnpA gene encoding ribonuclease P protein component, protein MDTPNPPALTFPKSAHLLKSAEFDAVFAARRSAADGRLVVYGLANPLGRPRLGLVVSRKVGNAVTRNRWKRVLREAFRLSQHDLPPIDLVCIPRSRQEPTLPVVQASLKRLAAKVARPPGSRRGKP, encoded by the coding sequence ATGGACACCCCCAACCCCCCAGCGCTGACCTTCCCCAAGTCGGCCCACCTGCTCAAGAGCGCCGAGTTTGACGCCGTGTTCGCCGCTCGGCGCAGCGCCGCCGACGGGCGGCTTGTGGTGTACGGGCTCGCCAACCCGCTGGGGCGCCCCCGGCTGGGGCTGGTCGTGTCGCGGAAGGTCGGCAACGCCGTGACCCGCAACCGCTGGAAACGGGTCCTCCGCGAGGCGTTCCGCTTGTCGCAGCACGATTTGCCCCCGATCGACCTGGTGTGCATCCCCCGCTCGCGGCAGGAGCCAACCCTGCCGGTGGTGCAGGCGTCGCTCAAACGGCTGGCGGCCAAGGTGGCCCGCCCCCCCGGAAGCCGGCGGGGCAAGCCGTGA
- the yidD gene encoding membrane protein insertion efficiency factor YidD, producing the protein MRPLWLFLVAGLQILPTALLVMLARGYQLLISPWLGQNCRFTPTCSSYFIQSVLKHGPLRGSLRGLRRIGRCHPWNPGGHDPP; encoded by the coding sequence GTGAGGCCGCTCTGGCTGTTCCTGGTGGCGGGTCTGCAGATACTGCCGACCGCGCTGCTGGTCATGCTGGCGCGCGGCTACCAGCTGCTGATCAGCCCCTGGCTGGGCCAGAACTGCCGCTTCACGCCCACCTGCAGCTCCTACTTCATCCAGTCGGTGCTCAAGCACGGCCCGCTGCGGGGCTCGCTGCGGGGCCTGCGGCGGATCGGGCGGTGCCACCCCTGGAACCCCGGCGGGCACGACCCGCCGTAG
- a CDS encoding HEAT repeat domain-containing protein translates to MLRSLLLTFAALAALAPAGLRADVSTYETIDDLGFSPSAESAQQLTGYLSSDDPQQRWRAARALGNLGHKPAAAPIAELLSDEDPVVQVHAMIALTRIGDTSPEVVDAIMAKVGSPDERVARTALQTLKQLKPGPEKLAAALEKALQSEQQSVMVHALEALVDAGGAATPLLKKALANDKSAYLAALAISEIGAPCAETSGELTKLLLRSNDPLVQQQAMLALAAIGDPAQNAAPVVQKLAAETEIDSQRIAACYTLAMLGDESSTELLRRLSGEGGEFQQMVATWSIAVLHPNDPDAQQAALKKLAEGLKSDRPEVHDAAAVGLNKLNAPTEDVAAAMLAALQGASDTQKSNIAAGLANLGADKVLDRATTALSNPQFADVAIEVIGRLGPDAAPAVDALAAKLKDATPDQATRIRFALGAIGTAAASASGEIAAGLAEDSQAARHSALYALRETGGAAAARDQLAAFMKSTSDEFDKLAAAWALAGMQPSGEQLAAAAEVLKQGLKSQDPQLQIDTIDAIGRLGVAGTPLKAQLQAIASSDDHSDVRQAAADVLGQM, encoded by the coding sequence ATGCTGCGTTCCCTCCTTCTGACGTTTGCCGCCCTGGCGGCCCTCGCCCCCGCCGGGCTCCGCGCGGACGTGTCCACGTACGAAACCATCGACGACCTGGGCTTCAGCCCGTCGGCGGAGTCGGCACAGCAGCTGACGGGTTACCTCAGCAGCGACGACCCCCAGCAGCGCTGGCGCGCCGCCCGCGCGCTAGGCAACCTGGGGCACAAGCCGGCAGCCGCACCGATCGCCGAGCTGCTCTCGGACGAAGACCCCGTCGTGCAGGTGCACGCGATGATCGCCCTGACCCGCATCGGCGACACGTCGCCGGAGGTGGTCGACGCCATCATGGCGAAGGTCGGCTCCCCCGATGAACGGGTCGCCCGCACCGCGCTGCAGACCCTCAAGCAGCTCAAACCCGGCCCCGAGAAGCTGGCCGCCGCCCTCGAGAAGGCCCTCCAGTCGGAGCAGCAGAGCGTGATGGTCCACGCGCTCGAGGCGTTGGTCGACGCCGGCGGCGCCGCGACCCCCCTGCTGAAGAAGGCCCTGGCGAACGATAAGTCGGCCTACCTGGCGGCATTGGCGATCTCCGAGATCGGCGCCCCTTGCGCTGAAACCTCCGGCGAGCTGACCAAACTGCTGCTCCGCTCGAATGACCCGCTGGTGCAGCAGCAGGCGATGCTCGCGTTGGCCGCCATCGGCGACCCGGCCCAGAACGCGGCCCCGGTCGTGCAGAAGCTGGCCGCGGAAACCGAAATCGACTCGCAACGGATCGCGGCGTGCTACACGCTCGCGATGCTGGGCGATGAGTCTTCCACCGAACTGCTGCGTCGCCTCTCTGGCGAGGGCGGCGAGTTCCAGCAGATGGTCGCCACCTGGTCGATCGCGGTCCTGCACCCCAACGACCCTGACGCCCAGCAGGCGGCGCTCAAGAAACTGGCGGAAGGTCTCAAGAGCGACCGGCCCGAGGTGCACGACGCCGCGGCCGTTGGGCTGAACAAGCTGAACGCTCCGACCGAGGATGTGGCCGCCGCCATGCTGGCCGCGCTGCAGGGCGCCAGCGACACGCAGAAGTCCAACATCGCCGCGGGTCTGGCCAACCTGGGAGCCGACAAGGTGCTCGATCGCGCCACCACGGCGCTGAGCAACCCGCAGTTTGCGGACGTCGCGATCGAGGTCATCGGCCGGCTGGGTCCGGACGCCGCCCCCGCCGTTGACGCGCTGGCCGCGAAGCTGAAGGACGCCACCCCCGACCAGGCCACCCGCATCCGCTTCGCGCTGGGCGCAATCGGCACGGCGGCCGCCTCGGCCAGCGGCGAGATCGCCGCAGGCCTGGCGGAGGACTCGCAGGCGGCCCGCCACAGCGCCCTGTACGCCCTCCGCGAAACCGGCGGCGCCGCCGCCGCGCGAGACCAGCTGGCGGCCTTCATGAAGTCCACTAGCGACGAGTTCGACAAGCTGGCCGCCGCCTGGGCGCTGGCGGGCATGCAGCCCTCGGGCGAGCAGCTCGCCGCGGCCGCCGAGGTGCTGAAGCAGGGCCTCAAGAGCCAGGACCCACAGCTGCAGATCGACACGATCGACGCGATCGGCCGCCTAGGCGTGGCGGGCACGCCGCTCAAGGCGCAGCTGCAGGCCATCGCCAGCTCCGACGACCACAGCGACGTCCGCCAGGCGGCCGCCGATGTTCTCGGCCAGATGTAG
- the uvrA gene encoding excinuclease ABC subunit UvrA, translating into MTSLATPETRPTAPAGPAIRILGARTHNLRDVSVDIPRNKLVVITGVSGSGKSSLAFDTLLAEGQRQYIDSLSVYSRQFFDQMQRPEVDLIEGLQPAVAIDQGGGSHSPRSTVGTVTEVYDYLRLLYARSADLVCAECGAAISQQEPEEIQQVIEGMPEQSRVMILSPLVRGRKGRHADVLDHVRKAGFVRVRIDGVTYPIEDAPELAAGKKHDIQAVIDRVVIREGITARIEESVRLAIKNGDGVVLLVYQTPESKQQDPDTWLERVFNTRYACPDCKSGVAEVEPRTFSFNSPYGACPGCAGMGVDEGFDPELVLPDLTLSLAEGAVAPWRGATPAAAKKHDAALAPLLAARGVAADKPLDKWPEGAVQRLWTGDGGEFPGLLWLLEEEYATTKRAGAREKLSAFRGGVVCSDCNGARLRPEARSARVGGMAIHELSQLPIRDALAFVQGLEFDDEAAPVAGPLVREVSQRLAFLDKSGAGYLTLDRAASTLSGGELQRVRLAAGLGSGLVGVMYLLDEPSVGLHPRDNDRLLATLRDLQRLGNTVIVVEHDQALMRAADWIIDVGPGAGARGGAIVAEGTPEQLAANADSVTGRYLAGESMADAPERRRKIVKSRSLRLEGATLNNLRGVSVDVPLGTLVCVTGVSGSGKSSLIVDTLAPALAKKLHGAVRKPGPYASLRGVATLDRVVEVDQSPIGRTPRSNAATYTGLFDEVRRVFAKTKLARQRGYKVGRFSFNVKGGRCEACQGQGQKKIEMNFLPDMYVTCDECNGARFNRQTLAVKYKDKSIADVLAMPVDEARDFFSEHPAIARIVDALHDVGLGYLPLGQPSTTLSGGEAQRIKLADALAAASAEGAPSTHTLYLLDEPTTGLHAYDVGRLLGVLQKLVDAGNSVLVIEHDLDVMRAADWIIDLGPEGGEAGGQVVATGTPEQIARCDESFTGQWLAKDS; encoded by the coding sequence ATGACATCGCTGGCCACCCCCGAGACCCGTCCGACCGCCCCCGCGGGGCCCGCCATCCGGATCCTCGGGGCCCGCACGCACAACCTGCGGGACGTCAGCGTCGACATCCCCCGCAACAAGCTGGTGGTGATCACCGGCGTGAGCGGCAGCGGCAAGTCGTCGCTGGCGTTCGACACGCTGCTGGCCGAGGGGCAGCGGCAGTACATCGACTCGCTGAGCGTGTACAGCCGCCAGTTCTTCGACCAGATGCAGCGGCCCGAGGTCGACCTGATCGAGGGCCTGCAGCCTGCCGTGGCGATCGACCAGGGGGGCGGCAGCCACAGCCCCCGCAGCACCGTCGGTACGGTGACCGAGGTCTACGACTACCTCCGGCTCCTGTACGCACGCTCGGCCGATCTGGTTTGCGCCGAGTGCGGCGCCGCGATCTCGCAGCAGGAGCCCGAGGAGATCCAGCAGGTCATCGAGGGCATGCCGGAGCAGTCGCGGGTGATGATCCTCTCGCCGCTGGTGCGCGGCCGCAAGGGCCGGCACGCCGACGTGCTGGACCACGTGCGCAAGGCGGGCTTTGTGCGGGTGCGGATCGACGGCGTCACCTACCCGATTGAGGACGCGCCCGAGCTGGCGGCCGGCAAGAAGCACGACATCCAGGCGGTGATTGACCGGGTGGTGATCCGCGAGGGCATCACCGCGCGGATCGAGGAGTCCGTTCGGCTGGCCATCAAGAACGGCGACGGCGTCGTGCTGCTGGTGTACCAGACGCCCGAGAGCAAGCAGCAGGACCCGGACACCTGGCTGGAGCGGGTCTTCAACACCCGCTACGCGTGCCCGGACTGCAAGTCGGGCGTGGCCGAGGTCGAGCCGCGCACGTTCAGCTTCAACAGCCCCTACGGCGCGTGCCCCGGGTGCGCCGGGATGGGCGTCGACGAGGGGTTCGACCCGGAGCTGGTGCTGCCGGACCTGACGCTCTCGCTGGCGGAGGGGGCGGTGGCCCCATGGCGTGGCGCCACGCCGGCCGCCGCCAAGAAGCACGACGCCGCGCTCGCGCCGCTCCTTGCCGCCCGCGGCGTGGCCGCGGACAAGCCGCTGGACAAGTGGCCCGAGGGCGCCGTGCAGCGGCTCTGGACCGGCGACGGCGGCGAGTTCCCGGGGCTGCTCTGGCTGCTGGAGGAGGAGTACGCCACGACCAAACGCGCCGGCGCCCGGGAGAAGCTGTCCGCGTTCCGCGGCGGCGTGGTCTGCTCCGACTGCAACGGCGCCCGCCTGCGGCCCGAGGCGCGGTCCGCCCGCGTCGGCGGCATGGCGATCCACGAGCTGTCCCAGCTGCCGATCCGCGACGCGCTGGCGTTTGTGCAGGGGCTGGAGTTCGACGACGAGGCGGCGCCCGTCGCGGGGCCGCTGGTCCGCGAGGTGTCGCAGCGGCTGGCGTTCCTGGACAAGTCGGGGGCGGGCTACCTCACGCTGGACCGCGCGGCCAGCACGCTCTCGGGCGGCGAGCTGCAGCGGGTCCGGCTGGCGGCGGGCCTGGGCAGCGGCCTGGTCGGGGTGATGTACCTGCTGGACGAGCCTTCGGTCGGGCTCCACCCCCGCGACAACGACCGCCTGCTCGCCACCCTCCGCGATCTTCAGCGGCTGGGCAACACCGTGATTGTCGTCGAGCATGATCAGGCGCTGATGCGGGCCGCGGACTGGATCATCGACGTCGGCCCCGGCGCCGGCGCCCGCGGCGGCGCGATCGTGGCGGAGGGCACTCCCGAGCAGCTCGCCGCCAACGCGGACTCGGTCACCGGCCGGTACCTGGCGGGCGAGTCGATGGCCGACGCGCCCGAACGCCGCCGCAAGATCGTCAAGAGCCGGTCGCTGCGGCTGGAGGGCGCCACGCTCAACAACCTGCGCGGGGTCAGCGTCGACGTGCCGCTGGGAACGCTGGTCTGTGTGACGGGCGTGAGCGGCAGCGGCAAGAGCTCGCTGATTGTCGACACGCTCGCGCCGGCGCTCGCCAAGAAGCTCCACGGCGCGGTCCGCAAGCCGGGCCCGTACGCGTCGCTGCGTGGCGTCGCGACGCTGGATCGCGTGGTGGAGGTCGACCAGTCGCCGATCGGCCGCACGCCCCGCAGCAACGCGGCGACCTACACCGGCCTGTTCGACGAGGTCCGCCGCGTGTTCGCCAAGACGAAGCTTGCTCGGCAGCGCGGCTACAAGGTGGGCCGCTTCAGCTTCAACGTGAAGGGCGGCCGCTGCGAGGCCTGCCAGGGTCAGGGGCAGAAGAAGATCGAGATGAACTTCCTGCCCGACATGTACGTCACGTGCGACGAGTGCAACGGCGCCCGCTTCAACCGCCAGACGCTGGCCGTGAAGTACAAGGACAAGTCGATCGCCGACGTGCTGGCGATGCCGGTCGACGAGGCCCGCGACTTCTTCAGCGAGCACCCCGCCATCGCCCGCATCGTTGACGCGCTGCACGACGTGGGGCTCGGCTACCTGCCGCTGGGGCAGCCCTCCACCACGCTCTCCGGCGGCGAGGCCCAACGCATCAAGCTGGCCGACGCGCTGGCGGCCGCCAGCGCCGAGGGCGCCCCGTCCACCCACACGCTGTACCTGCTGGATGAGCCCACCACCGGCTTGCACGCGTACGACGTGGGTCGCCTGCTGGGCGTGCTGCAGAAGCTGGTGGACGCCGGCAACTCGGTGCTGGTCATCGAGCACGACCTGGACGTCATGCGGGCGGCGGACTGGATCATCGACCTCGGCCCCGAGGGGGGCGAGGCCGGCGGTCAGGTTGTCGCGACCGGCACCCCCGAGCAGATCGCTCGCTGCGACGAGAGCTTCACCGGCCAGTGGCTGGCGAAGGATTCGTAG